CAATCGCCGCTAGCGGTGGTGGAGTGGTGGCAGATCCAGGCGCCATGCAAGGCAAACACTTTGACTCCAAAGGAAAGATGCCTTCAAGTTATACGGTAGAACTGCAAAATGGGCTCCGCAAAACACTTCCTTTTGAAGATAAGCGAGATTTCGAAGAATCAAAAAAGGTTTCATTGCTGCACCGGCTTATAAAACCATCATGGCGGATGCTGGAAATATAGCTTGGGATATGGGTAGCTATGAATTTTTGTTGTAAGGCAAGGACTTTGATAGTGTTCACCCATCGTTACAACGTCAAGCCATATTAAATATGGGCTATGGATTGTACGAGGTAGTACCAGAAAAAATTTATCAAGTGCGAGGTTTTGATCTGGCCAATATCAGCTTTGTGAAGACGAGCACGGGTTGGATTGTGTTTGATCCATTAACTGCCAAAGAAACTGCTCGTCGTGCGGCCCTCGAGTTGGTAAATGAGAAATTAGGCAAGCACCCAGTAGTTGCAGTTGTTTATTCCCACTCTCATGGGGACCATTTTGGCGGAGTGCGAGGAGTTGTAGATGAGGCAGATGTAAAAAGCGGCAAGGCAAAAATTATTGCGCCAGTTGGCTTTGTGGATCATGCGATTGCCGAAAACGTTTATGCGGGTAATGCCATGACTCGTAGAATGTATTTTCAGTATGGTGTTCTATTGCCACGTAGCCCATTCGGACATGTTGACCAATCCATTGGTAAAAATACCGCTGCTGGTAATTTGGGTTTGATAGAGCCAAATGTTTACATTAATCAGCTATATGAAAAAATAACTATAGATGGTGTTGAGATGGAGCTCCAAAATACTCCTGGTACTGAAGCACCGGCGGAGATGAATACCTGTTTCCCGCAATTTAAGGCTTTTTGGGCTGCAGAAAACATTACGGGCACGATCCATAATATTTATACTCTACGTGGCGCTTTAGTTCGCGACTCTTTGGCTTGGTCCAAAAACATCAATAATGCTTTATATCGTTATGGTGCCGAGAGTGAGGTTATGTTTGCTTCGCATACATGGCCGCGCTGGGGTAATGAACGTATTCAAGAAGTGATGCGCACTCAACGAGATAGCTATGCACACTTACATAACGAGGTGCTTCATTTGGCCAATAATGGAGTCACCATTAATGAAATTCAGAACGTTTATAAGCAGCCCGAGAGTCTGAAGAAGCAATGGGCAGCCCATAGTTATCATGGATCTGAAGAGCACAACAGCCGTGCTGTGATTAACCGCTATCTGGGCTATTGGGACGCCAATCCAGCAACCCTTGCGCCTTTATCTCTAAAGGACTCTGCACCACTTTATGTGGAGATGATGGGAGGTTCTGCCAAGATTCTGGCTAAGGGTAAAGAGTTATACAAGCAGGGCAAGTATCGTGAGGCGATGGAGATTGTGAATAAATTGGTGTATGCACAACCCAGTAATACTGCTACCAAAGATTTGCTCGCCGATATTTTTGAGCAGATCGGTTATCAAAAAGAAAGCCCTAGTATGCGCAACAGTTTCTTGGGGGCTGCCTATGAACTGCGTCATGGCATGCCTTCAGGCGCATCACCAAAATCCAATGGTCCTGACATGATCAAGGGAATGACTACTGAACTTTGGTTAAATGCACTTGCGATCAGTATGGATAGTAAAAAAGCAGTAGGTATGAATTTCGTCACCAATCTATCAGCACCAGATAATGGCGAGAAGTTTGTTATTGAAATGAGCAACTCTGCGCTGACAAATATCAAAGGTCAGCAAGTGAAAAATTCGAATTTAACTGTAACTTTAAATCGTAGTGATCTTGAACAAGTTATGGGAGCGCAAACAACTTTTGATAAATTGCTCGCTGCCGGAAAGGTGAAGTTTGACGGTGATCGCAAAGTATTTGATCAACTTCGCAGTACCTTGACAGTCTTTACGCCTGACTTTGAGCTCATGCCTGGAACCAAGGCTAAAGCTGCTGCAAAGCCGGTGCCAAGCTCAGCCAAAGATCCGTTTGCAGCTCAAGAGATAGCCATAACAGCAGGGGAATAGTTTTCTTGATTTAGTTGCGGTCTTAAATGGGCATTCCTGTGGATCGCAGCTTTAGCCATGATGGCTAACTGATTTCCTTCTATCTTTTCATCTATTACATATCCTTAATATCCACCTTTGAGTTGATTTATTTTTAAGATTATTGTATTGTTGTAACGTTATATCAATGCAAATATTAAAAAAAGTGATTCTAGTTGAAATAGAAGGTGCAAATCCATTCTCGGGACTTCGTTCTACCGCATTTGGCGTCTATTTAAATTTATTAGAGAAATTCGACAGTAGGCAATTATTCCTGTTTGAATCTTTGGGGCCTGAGTCAATAGATACGAAGGTTTCGCTAATTGGGATTAACCCAGTGTTCAAAATCGATGTTATCGACGATATCGTTCGTATCTCAGGAAATCAGCAGTTACTTGAAAAACTTCAGTTGATATTCAAGGGTGAATTTTTGCTTGAACCAAGCGCGGGGGTATTGAGTTATCGGCTTACTTGTCGAAAAGCAATTTGGGATTTTTTTAAGAACACTTGATATTGAATTTAAGATGGTTGAAAAGGGTGTGCTAGCTTTCGGAGCATTTTCTTACAACGCCATCTATTTCATAGAGGATATTTCTGGCTATATACAGGGTATATGTTTCAGATATCTGCTTAACACGCTATTCTACATATATTGAGCTTGAAGACGATCGAGTATTACTTCATGAGTATGAGTTTAGTGGTGCTAAATGCATTAGCTTTAATGAAATCAAGTCCTGTCTATCGCTAAGGGATACGCCTCCTGAGACGTTTATCAATTCAGGCTTTTCAGTTAGCAGGGAAACTCTTAAGGACGACTATCTAAAAAAAGCAAAAGTTGCGCTAGAACATGTGCAGGTTGGCGATGTTTATCAAATTCAAATTGGTCAAAAAATTTCTATTCAATCAGAAGCAGCTGCAGTTAACGTATATGCAAGACTAAGACTTTTGAGCCCATCTCCTTATATGTATTTATTTAATTTGGGCAATTTTGAGGTGATTGGCGCTAGCCCTGAATTATTCCTTTACATGAGAGATCAAGATGTCATGATGAGACCCATTGCTGGGATACTTGGGAAATTCGTAACACCCACTAAGGATGATGTTGCAAAAGAATTTAGTGTAAACCCCAAAGAAATTGCGGAGCACATGATGTTGGTTGATTTGTGTCGAAATGACTTATGTAAAGTTTCCGTACCCAAAAGTCTCAGAGCATCTGAATTGATGTCAATTGAAGAGTATTCCCACGTTTATCACATGATTTCAACAGCAAAATTGTTGGCGCGAGAAGGCATCGATAAGTATGGTGTCATTCAAGCCTCATTTCCTGCGGGAACTATGACAGGTACTCCAAAAATTAGAGCAATTGAGCTGATCGCAAATATTGAAGATAGCGGGAAGGGGCTTTATGCAGGGGCCTTGGGCATCATTGGTTTGGGATGTAACTACATTAATACAGCATAAGAACTGCAATAAAACGCAATCAGGTTTTCACATTGCGTGCATCCGCTGGCATAGTTTCCGACTCTAAGGTTGAAAGCGAATATATCGAAACCTTGCATAAGATGGGGTCAGTATTTAAAGCTATTACTAATGAGGAAATTTCATG
The nucleotide sequence above comes from Polynucleobacter necessarius. Encoded proteins:
- a CDS encoding alkyl/aryl-sulfatase, with the protein product MGYGLYEVVPEKIYQVRGFDLANISFVKTSTGWIVFDPLTAKETARRAALELVNEKLGKHPVVAVVYSHSHGDHFGGVRGVVDEADVKSGKAKIIAPVGFVDHAIAENVYAGNAMTRRMYFQYGVLLPRSPFGHVDQSIGKNTAAGNLGLIEPNVYINQLYEKITIDGVEMELQNTPGTEAPAEMNTCFPQFKAFWAAENITGTIHNIYTLRGALVRDSLAWSKNINNALYRYGAESEVMFASHTWPRWGNERIQEVMRTQRDSYAHLHNEVLHLANNGVTINEIQNVYKQPESLKKQWAAHSYHGSEEHNSRAVINRYLGYWDANPATLAPLSLKDSAPLYVEMMGGSAKILAKGKELYKQGKYREAMEIVNKLVYAQPSNTATKDLLADIFEQIGYQKESPSMRNSFLGAAYELRHGMPSGASPKSNGPDMIKGMTTELWLNALAISMDSKKAVGMNFVTNLSAPDNGEKFVIEMSNSALTNIKGQQVKNSNLTVTLNRSDLEQVMGAQTTFDKLLAAGKVKFDGDRKVFDQLRSTLTVFTPDFELMPGTKAKAAAKPVPSSAKDPFAAQEIAITAGE
- a CDS encoding chorismate-binding protein, translating into MNSGFSVSRETLKDDYLKKAKVALEHVQVGDVYQIQIGQKISIQSEAAAVNVYARLRLLSPSPYMYLFNLGNFEVIGASPELFLYMRDQDVMMRPIAGILGKFVTPTKDDVAKEFSVNPKEIAEHMMLVDLCRNDLCKVSVPKSLRASELMSIEEYSHVYHMISTAKLLAREGIDKYGVIQASFPAGTMTGTPKIRAIELIANIEDSGKGLYAGALGIIGLGCNYINTA